From the genome of Marinilabiliales bacterium, one region includes:
- the rdgB gene encoding RdgB/HAM1 family non-canonical purine NTP pyrophosphatase, with the protein MELVFATNNPGKLREIEDLLGSDFRLRSLKDIGFEGDIPETNPTLEENASAKAFFIYNRYSVSCFADDTGLEVEALNNEPGVYSARYAELDGNAVFGSRGELTVANIDKLLRLLKDKNSRKARFRTVISLVLDGAEHLFEGVAPGMIIDERRGAEGFGYDPVFVPEGSSRTFAEMSLGEKNRISHRAIAFRKLVSFLTELRDY; encoded by the coding sequence ATGGAACTTGTTTTTGCCACAAACAATCCGGGTAAATTGAGGGAGATAGAAGATCTTCTGGGTTCAGATTTCAGACTCAGGAGTCTTAAGGATATTGGCTTTGAGGGTGATATACCCGAAACTAACCCTACCCTTGAAGAGAACGCTTCAGCAAAGGCCTTTTTTATTTATAACAGGTATTCAGTCAGCTGCTTTGCCGATGATACCGGACTTGAGGTTGAAGCTCTGAACAATGAACCTGGCGTATACTCGGCAAGGTATGCCGAACTTGACGGCAATGCAGTGTTCGGGAGTCGCGGTGAACTTACCGTGGCCAACATTGACAAGCTTCTTCGCCTGCTGAAGGATAAAAATTCCAGGAAAGCGAGGTTCCGGACCGTCATTTCGCTGGTGCTTGATGGCGCTGAACATCTTTTTGAGGGCGTCGCCCCGGGAATGATCATTGATGAGAGACGGGGTGCTGAAGGTTTTGGCTACGACCCTGTATTTGTCCCCGAAGGGAGTTCCCGTACATTCGCCGAGATGAGCCTGGGTGAAAAAAACAGGATAAGTCACCGCGCCATCGCATTCAGGAAGCTGGTATCATTTCTCACAGAACTTCGGGATTACTGA
- a CDS encoding universal stress protein has product MGSTVKPLMVPWDFTQVAEYALEHAVKIAKIDGNPIYLAHIAKKKEEEGKLKGILDVYAVEAFKKYSIKPKTIVRQGNIFTSIGEIADEIDAEMVVMGTHGMKGMQKLTGSWALKVIVSSKVPFVVVQSPPENNNFEDIVLPIDFRKEDKEKLNWIVYLYKHFNSKIHIIKPKKSDKRLVKGLNANIAFARKILEQKHVKFDMIIAEGKKSFAKETIEYAVKINAHMIVTMTTKNIGLADYVMGADEQYIIANSAKIPVMCINPRIGISTGGFTAMGG; this is encoded by the coding sequence ATGGGAAGCACAGTCAAGCCATTAATGGTGCCCTGGGATTTTACCCAGGTTGCGGAATATGCCCTTGAACACGCCGTTAAAATTGCAAAGATTGACGGCAACCCTATTTACCTTGCTCATATAGCAAAGAAGAAAGAAGAGGAGGGGAAGCTCAAGGGAATACTTGATGTATATGCTGTTGAGGCATTCAAAAAATACAGCATAAAGCCCAAGACGATCGTCAGGCAAGGCAATATCTTTACCAGTATTGGTGAAATTGCCGATGAGATTGATGCCGAGATGGTAGTGATGGGAACACACGGCATGAAGGGTATGCAGAAGCTGACCGGCAGCTGGGCCCTGAAGGTGATTGTCAGTTCAAAGGTTCCCTTCGTCGTTGTTCAGTCGCCTCCTGAAAATAACAATTTTGAAGACATAGTTCTGCCAATCGATTTTCGCAAGGAAGATAAAGAGAAGCTCAATTGGATAGTATACCTCTATAAGCATTTCAACTCAAAAATTCATATCATCAAACCCAAAAAGTCTGATAAGAGGCTTGTAAAAGGGTTGAATGCAAATATTGCTTTCGCCAGAAAAATACTTGAACAGAAGCATGTTAAGTTCGACATGATAATCGCAGAGGGAAAAAAATCGTTTGCAAAGGAGACGATTGAATATGCGGTTAAGATCAATGCCCACATGATTGTCACAATGACCACCAAGAATATTGGTCTGGCCGATTATGTGATGGGAGCTGACGAGCAATATATTATTGCCAACAGCGCAAAGATTCCCGTGATGTGCATCAATCCGCGTATCGGAATTTCCACCGGCGGATTTACGGCCATGGGCGGCTGA
- a CDS encoding adenylate/guanylate cyclase domain-containing protein — MISILFAVVYKANTLFLSLPLPEPGDAGSALSTQTGPALSVSVTSLISLPPWLTILAGITLILLVLYILARKDLRFARLRFKLEGIIHERTEELLSQKEKVDELLSNMLPKETASQLKLTGKASSRKYNMVTILFSDIEGFTRIAEQMNPEILVDELDKFFFHFDALVEEFNIEKIKTIGDAYMAAGGIPDANTTNPVDVVLAAIRIMQHMKRLKEEKENFWDLRIGIHTGPVIAGVVGQKKLSFDIWGDSVNTASRMESSGETGQINISGSTFEYIKDFFVCEYRGKMPVKYKGNIDMYFVKGFRPEYSVDMKGEEPNRRFFTKLQFLRLRDLEEEYLAIMEDELPAALCFHNHKYCVDLLTRCDLLAGSEQLSEEERLAVRTAALFDCYSYIRGYSERDGYIDQLSREVFIRNKYTEKQARDICDLLKAPLFPPTAGSMPGMVLSDARLAFIGKPGLKVNAEKLYEEMNSYGMVSSKEDFIKNMARQLKSFEFYTLTARKLSEVSPRHQSELLTEKNGQSGKTTSQP; from the coding sequence ATGATATCAATACTATTTGCTGTAGTATACAAAGCTAACACTTTATTTTTAAGTCTGCCGCTGCCTGAACCAGGCGATGCCGGCAGCGCCCTTTCAACACAAACCGGCCCTGCCCTGTCTGTTTCCGTTACCAGCCTCATTTCATTACCTCCCTGGCTGACCATTCTTGCCGGAATCACCCTTATTCTGCTGGTCTTATATATTCTGGCACGCAAGGACCTGCGTTTTGCCAGATTGAGATTCAAGCTTGAGGGTATAATTCATGAACGCACCGAAGAGCTTCTGAGCCAGAAGGAAAAAGTTGATGAACTTCTTTCCAATATGCTGCCAAAAGAAACAGCATCACAACTGAAACTGACAGGAAAGGCAAGCAGCCGCAAATACAATATGGTAACTATTCTGTTCAGCGACATTGAAGGTTTTACCCGGATTGCCGAGCAGATGAACCCCGAGATCCTTGTCGATGAACTTGACAAGTTCTTTTTCCATTTTGACGCCCTTGTCGAGGAATTCAACATAGAAAAGATAAAAACCATCGGTGATGCCTATATGGCTGCGGGCGGAATACCCGATGCAAACACTACAAACCCTGTTGACGTTGTTCTTGCCGCCATCAGGATTATGCAACACATGAAGAGGCTAAAGGAGGAAAAGGAAAACTTCTGGGATCTTCGCATAGGGATTCATACGGGCCCGGTAATTGCCGGAGTGGTAGGACAAAAAAAACTTTCCTTCGACATTTGGGGCGATTCTGTAAACACGGCCAGCAGGATGGAATCATCAGGTGAGACGGGCCAGATAAACATATCGGGAAGCACATTCGAATATATAAAGGATTTCTTCGTGTGCGAGTACCGGGGTAAGATGCCGGTTAAATACAAAGGCAACATAGATATGTACTTTGTGAAGGGTTTCAGGCCTGAATACTCGGTCGACATGAAAGGAGAAGAACCCAACCGCCGGTTTTTTACAAAACTGCAGTTCCTGAGGCTCAGAGATCTTGAAGAAGAATACCTGGCGATAATGGAGGATGAGCTGCCAGCGGCTCTTTGCTTTCACAACCACAAGTATTGCGTTGACCTCCTTACACGCTGCGACCTGCTTGCAGGCTCAGAACAGTTGTCTGAAGAAGAAAGACTGGCGGTACGTACAGCAGCGCTGTTCGACTGCTACAGCTACATCAGGGGATACAGCGAAAGGGATGGCTATATTGACCAGCTTTCGCGCGAGGTGTTCATAAGGAATAAATATACCGAAAAACAGGCCAGGGATATTTGCGACCTGCTGAAGGCGCCCCTTTTCCCACCCACGGCCGGCAGTATGCCAGGGATGGTACTCTCCGACGCCCGGCTTGCATTTATAGGGAAACCAGGTCTGAAAGTAAATGCAGAAAAGCTATATGAAGAGATGAACTCTTATGGCATGGTCTCCTCCAAAGAGGATTTTATTAAAAACATGGCGCGGCAACTAAAAAGTTTTGAATTTTATACCCTGACTGCCCGGAAGCTCTCTGAAGTTAGTCCCCGCCACCAATCCGAACTGCTGACAGAGAAGAATGGCCAGTCCGGCAAAACAACCAGCCAGCCGTAA